AGCTCCCGCAGCTGGGCCGTGAGCACCTTGTGGCTGACCCCCACCAGGGACCGCTGCAGGGCCGAGAAGCGCTGGGGACCCTCCCGGAGCCGGCAGAGGATCAGCAGCTTCCAGCGGCCGCGCATGACCCGCAGGGCCAGCTCCGCCGGGCAGAGCTGGGAACCGCCGGAGTCCAGGGAATCGGGGAAAGAGACCGTCACAGGGATCTGGGTTACCGGCAGGTGCCCCAGGCACAAGCCGGTGCGTTCTTGTCAGTCAGGGTGCGTGTCCGCCAGAGTCCCCCCATGACCTTAACAATCCCTTACGGACCGGGGCCTTCCCGCCCTGGCCGGCCGGTCACCGCCCCATGAGCGACCTGTTCACCCCCCTGACCGTGGGCCCGCTGCTGCTGCCCAACCGGATACTGATGGCCCCCCTCACCCGATGCCGGGCCGAGCCGGACCACGTTCCGGGCCCGCTGATGGCTATCTACTACCAGCAGCGGGCCAGCGCTGGCCTGCTGATCGCCGAGGCCACGATGGTGATGGAGGGCAACTCGGCCTTCTGGCACGAACCCGGCATCCATTCGGCGGCCCAGGTGGCGGGCTGGCGGCTCACCACCGACGCGGTCCATGCCGCCGGTGGGCGCATCGTGCTGCAGATCTGGCATGGCGGGCGGGCCTGCCACCCCCTGCTCAACGATGGCCGACAGCCCGTGGGGCCGAGCCCGATCGCCATCACCGGCGACGAGGTGCACACCCCGGAGGGGAAACAGCCCTATGTCGTCCCCCGGGAGCTGGCGGACGACGAACTGCCCGCGATCGTGGCGGGGTTCCGCCAGGCCACCCGCAACGCCATCGACGCCGGCTTCGACGGGGTCGAGGTGCATGGCGCCAACGGCTACCTGCTCGACGCCTTCCTGCGGGACGGCAGCAACCGGCGCCAGGGTCCCTACGGCGGGCCGGTGGCCAACCGGGCCCGGCTGCTGCTGGAGGTGCTGGAGGCCGCCCGGGCCGAATCGCCCCTGGTGGGCCTGCGGATCTCGCCGCTGAACGGTTACAACGCCATGGTCGACAGCGACCCCATCGGGCTGTCGGGCTGGCTGGCCCAGCGGCTGGAGAGCACCGGCCTGGATTACCTGCACGTGATGCGGGGGGACTTCCTCGGCCAGCAGCATGGCGATGTGCTCACCCCGATCCGGGCCGGCTTCAGCGGGGTGCTGGTAGGGAACATGGGCTACACGGCCGAGGAGGCCAACGCCGCCATCGCCGCCGGCCAGCTGGACGCGGTGGCCTTCGGCACGCCGTTCCTTGCCAATCCGGACCTACCCGAACGCCTCCGCAGGGGCGCACCCCTGCAGTCCCCCGATCCGGCCACCTATTACTCCCCCGGCCCAGCCGGCTACACCGACTACCCCTTCCTGGAATCCGCCTGACATGACCCCCGACCTTCTGGTGCTCAGTGCCAGCAACGGCGAGAACCTGAAACTCGCCGAGCGTTTCGCCGCCGCCGGCCGCGCCCGCGGCATGGCCGCCGAGGTGCTCGACCTCACCATCCTGTCCCTGCCGCTCTACAACCCCCGCACCCACGGGGATTCCGGCCTTCCCGCCGAGGTGGAGGGGCTGAGCCGCAGGCTCGAGGCCGCCCCCCGCTGGGTGATCTGCGCCCCCGAGTACAACGGCTCCCTGCCGCCTGTGCTGACCAGCGCCATCGCCTGGCTCTCGGTGCAGGGGGACGGCTTCCGCACGCTGTTCAACGGCCGGCCGGTGGCGATCGCCACCCATTCCGGTGGTCCCGGCATCGAGGTGCTGGCGGTGCTGCGCATCCAGCTGGCCCACCTCGGGGCCCACGTGGTGGGTCGCCAGCTCTCCAGCAGCCGCAGCAATCCCGCCAAGGACAGCAGCATCGACGACATCGTCCACCGTCTCCAGCGCATGGAACCGATCCAACCCTGAGAACCCGCCCCATGACCTTCGTCTTCCGCCCCGCCGCCGAGCGCTTCCACAGCCAGCTCGACTGGCTGGACAGCTGGCACAGCTTCTCCTTCTCCCACCACCACGATCCGGCCTGGATGGGGTTCGGACCGCTGCGGGTGATCAACGACGACACGATCGCCGCCGGTCGCGGCTTCGGCATGCATCCGCACCGGGACATGGAGATCGTCACGGTGATGGTGGACGGCCAGCTCAACCACCAGGACTCCATGGGCCACAGCGAGGTGCTTCGGGCCGGAGAGGTGCAGGCGATGAGCGCCGGCACCGGCGTGGTCCACAGCGAGATGAACCGGGGCGCCATCCCCTGCCGGCTGCTGCAGATCTGGATCGAGCCGGATCGCGCCGGCCACCCGCCCGCCTATCGCCAGGAGCCGTTCGTGCTCCGGCCAGGCTGGACGCCGCTGCTCGATCCGGACGGCCGCGATGGGGCCCTGGCCATCAACCGGCCGGTGCGGCTCTGGCGGGCCAGGGCTGGCGCAGGCGAGCGGCTGGAGCTAGCCATCGCCTCCGATGCCACCGGCTGGCTGCAGGTGATCGAGGGGGAAGGCACGGCCTTCGGCCGACCGCTGCAGCGGGGCGACGGCCTTGGCTTCCCGGCGCCCTCTCCGGACAGCCTCCAGGCCGGCCCCGCCGGGGCGGACGTGCTCCTGTTCGAACTGCGCTGAGCGGACCCTGGCGTGCCGGAGTGGCAGGCACACCCCGGCACGGCCCCAGGATGGGGGGACCAGCCCGACGTCATGGCCCGTTTCCTGCTGCTCTTCAGGCCCCGGGTTCCCCTGCAGCCGACGGAGCTCGTCGGTCGGCTGGATCCCCTGGTCCTGCGGTTCCACGCCGACGTGGAGCACCGCTCCCCCGCCCATCTCAGCGCCATCGTGCGGGGGGAGCACGAGACCCTCCGGCTGCAGCTGATCGCCGACGTGCAGGCCAAGGCGGATGGCCCCGTGCTGGAACTGGTGCTGATGAGCCGGGAGGCCATGGGGGCGGGGGCGCCCCTCACCAAGGCGCTGTTCGAGACCCTGGTGACGATTGCGGCCGAGGTGATGCCTGAGCTGGAGCTGGTGTTTCGATCTGACAGGGACGGCGCGCTCCCTGACCGCAACTGAGAGAATCCATCGGATGCAGACGCTCTCACCGACCCCTGCCGCCCTTGCGGAACTGCAGCCGCCCCGCGGCTACCGTGTGCTCGCCTGGCTCGGCCTGGTGGCCAACCTGCTGGCCCTGCCGCTCGGCCTGGCGGCGATCCTGCTCTCCAGCCTCTGGCGGACGGCCAATATCGTGGTCTACACCAGTGCCGTGCTGCCGGCAGTGGCCCTGGGCGTGGTGGCCTGCGTCGCCCTGCTGAAGTGGCGCCTCTGGGGCCAGGTGCTGGCGATCGTGGCGCTGTCGCTGGATCTGGCGATCGAGATGGCCTACGGCATCGTGCGCCTGGCGCTGGTGGGTGAGGAACGGCTCCTGCTGGCGGTGGCCGCCCCCCTGGCCTGGGGCCTGACCCTGGCGGCCCTGGTGTTCTGGTGCCGCCCCGCAATCCGTTCCTACCTGCGCTGAGGGCCCCCGGGCAACCTGGCGTTCTGTATCAACGGCTCCACCCATGGGGCAGGACACAAGGATTGGATACCCCCCAGCCGACCCAAGCTGTTTCCATGCCCAGCCCCCAACGCTTCGCCGCCATTCAGGAGATTCACCAGCGCCCTCCGGTGGTGACCCCCCCCATCGAGTCGCTGGATGAGCTCTGGGCCAGCGATGTGTTCAGCCTGGCCAAGATGAAGGCGGCCCTGCCCAAGGACATCTTCAAGTCCGTGCAGCGCACCATCAAGGAGAACGGCAAGCTCGACGTCTCTGTGGCCAACGTGGTGGCCCAGGCGATGAAGGAATGGGCCACCGGCCGCGGCGCCCTGTACTACGCCCACGTCTTCTACCCCCTCACCAACGCCACCGCCGAGAAGCACGACGGCTTTATCTCGGTGCAGGGTGATGGCTCGGTGATCACCGAGTTCACCGGCAAGGTGCTGGTGCAGGGCGAACCCGACGGCTCCTCCTTCCCCAGCGGCGGCATCCGCACCACCTTCGAGGCCCGCGGCTACACCGCCTGGGACATCACCAGCCCGGCCTTCCTGATGGAGACCCCCAACGGTCTCACCCTCTGCATCCCCACCGTCTTCATCTCCTGGACCGGCGAGGCCCTCGACAAGAAGACCCCCCTGCTGCGCTCCAACGCCGCCATGAACAAGCAGGCTCAGCGCCTGCTGCGGCTGCTCGGGGAAACCGATGTGGCCCCGGTCAACTCCAGCTGCGGTGCTGAGCAGGAGTACTTCCTCATCGACAGCGCCTACGTGCCCCTGCGTCCCGACCTTCTCCTGGCCGGCCGCACCCTGTTCGGCAAGCCCTCCGCCAAGGGCCAGCAGTTCGATGACCACTACTTCGGCGCCATCCCCCAGCGGGTGCAGGTGTACATGCAGGACGTGGAACGTCAGCTGTACAAGCTGGGCATCCCTGCCAAGACCCGCCACAACGAGGTGGCACCGGGCCAGTTCGAGATCGCCCCGTTCTTCGAGGCGGCCAACGTGGCCACGGATCACCAGCAGCTGATCATGACCATTCTCAAGAGCACGGCGCGGCGCCACGGGATGAACTGCCTGCTGCATGAGAAACCCTTCGAGGGCATCAACGGCTCCGGCAAGCACGTCAACTGGTCGGTGGGCAACCCCACCCAGGGCAACCTGCTGGATCCCGGCAACACCCCCCACGAGAACATGCAGTTCCTGCTGTTCTGCGGCGCCGTCATCCGCGGGGTGCACAAGTTCGGTCCGCTGATGCGGGCGGTGGTGGCCACCGCCGGCAACGACCACCGCCTCGGTGCCAACGAAGCGCCCCCGGCGATCATCTCCGTCTACCTCGGCAGCCAGCTGGAGGACGTCTTCCGCCAGATCAAGGAAGGGGACGTGAAAGGCTCCAGCAACGCCGGCGTGATGCAGCTGGGCGTCGACACCCTGCCGGAATTCCCCAAGGATCCCGGCGACCGCAACCGCACCTCCCCCTTCGCCTTCACCGGCAACCGCTTCGAGTTCCGGGCCGTCGGCTCCAACCAGTCGGTGGCCGGCCCCTTGGTGGCCATGAACACGATCCTGGCGGACTCGCTCGCCTACGTGAGCGACCAGCTGGAGCAGAAGATGGCCGCGGGGGAAAGCCTGCCCGGCGCCGCCTTCTCCGTGCTCAAGCAGATCATGACCGACCACGGCAACGTGGTCTTCGGCGGCGACGGCTATTCCAGCGAATGGCACCGCATCGCCGTGGAGGAGCGGGGCCTGGAGAATCTGCCCACTACCGCCGATTCCCTGCCCGTCCTGCAGCGGCCTGAGGTCCGCGACCTTTTCGCCCAGCAGGGTGTGCTCACCCCCCTTGAGCTGGAGAGCCGCTTCGAGGTCTACGCCGAGCAGTACGTGCTCGCCATCGACGTGGAGGCCAAGCTGGCAGTGCAGATCGCCCAGACCCAGATCTATCCGGCCGCCATGCGCTACCTGGGAGAGCTGGCCAGCTCCCTGCAGCTCCAGACCTCCATGGGCCTCCAGGTGTCCTCGGAAACCCAGACCAAGGTGGCGTCCCTCAGCGCAAAGCTCATGGAGCTCAGCAGTGCCCTGGAAAGCGCCATCGGCAACGCCCCCCACGGCACCATGGCCCACATGCGCTACTCAGCCGACACGCTGCTGCCGCTGATGCACCAGCTGCGCGAAGCAGTCGACGGGCTGGAGGCCGTGGTGGACGACAACCTCTGGCCCCTGCCCTCCTACCAGGAGATGCTGTTCATCCGCTGATCACCCCAGCGGCCCCGGCGGGGAGGGTCCTCCAGGGCCCTCTTTTTTCGCTGGTCTTGCCCGCGGGTTGTGCCGCCGGGGCGAAACCTCACGATCTGCCCGCTTGGTTCCCCTCGGCACAGTCGCTGCTCGAGCGGAGGTGCTGGAGTCGATGCATGAGCGTTCCTTCCAACCAGCGCCCCACCGCCGACCGGTCCCGCGACCTCCCGGACCTGGATGAGCACTACGGCTCCTACTGCCGGGCCATGCGGATGCTGGTGCGGGAGGGCAAGAGTCTGAAGACCGTGC
This genomic stretch from Cyanobium gracile PCC 6307 harbors:
- a CDS encoding winged helix-turn-helix transcriptional regulator encodes the protein MTVSFPDSLDSGGSQLCPAELALRVMRGRWKLLILCRLREGPQRFSALQRSLVGVSHKVLTAQLRELEADAVVCRRVFGEVPPRVEYDLSERGRALLPVLEGLHAWGAAAPPAVEAGE
- a CDS encoding alkene reductase, with product MSDLFTPLTVGPLLLPNRILMAPLTRCRAEPDHVPGPLMAIYYQQRASAGLLIAEATMVMEGNSAFWHEPGIHSAAQVAGWRLTTDAVHAAGGRIVLQIWHGGRACHPLLNDGRQPVGPSPIAITGDEVHTPEGKQPYVVPRELADDELPAIVAGFRQATRNAIDAGFDGVEVHGANGYLLDAFLRDGSNRRQGPYGGPVANRARLLLEVLEAARAESPLVGLRISPLNGYNAMVDSDPIGLSGWLAQRLESTGLDYLHVMRGDFLGQQHGDVLTPIRAGFSGVLVGNMGYTAEEANAAIAAGQLDAVAFGTPFLANPDLPERLRRGAPLQSPDPATYYSPGPAGYTDYPFLESA
- a CDS encoding NADPH-dependent FMN reductase, whose amino-acid sequence is MTPDLLVLSASNGENLKLAERFAAAGRARGMAAEVLDLTILSLPLYNPRTHGDSGLPAEVEGLSRRLEAAPRWVICAPEYNGSLPPVLTSAIAWLSVQGDGFRTLFNGRPVAIATHSGGPGIEVLAVLRIQLAHLGAHVVGRQLSSSRSNPAKDSSIDDIVHRLQRMEPIQP
- a CDS encoding pirin family protein; amino-acid sequence: MTFVFRPAAERFHSQLDWLDSWHSFSFSHHHDPAWMGFGPLRVINDDTIAAGRGFGMHPHRDMEIVTVMVDGQLNHQDSMGHSEVLRAGEVQAMSAGTGVVHSEMNRGAIPCRLLQIWIEPDRAGHPPAYRQEPFVLRPGWTPLLDPDGRDGALAINRPVRLWRARAGAGERLELAIASDATGWLQVIEGEGTAFGRPLQRGDGLGFPAPSPDSLQAGPAGADVLLFELR
- a CDS encoding glutamine synthetase III: MPSPQRFAAIQEIHQRPPVVTPPIESLDELWASDVFSLAKMKAALPKDIFKSVQRTIKENGKLDVSVANVVAQAMKEWATGRGALYYAHVFYPLTNATAEKHDGFISVQGDGSVITEFTGKVLVQGEPDGSSFPSGGIRTTFEARGYTAWDITSPAFLMETPNGLTLCIPTVFISWTGEALDKKTPLLRSNAAMNKQAQRLLRLLGETDVAPVNSSCGAEQEYFLIDSAYVPLRPDLLLAGRTLFGKPSAKGQQFDDHYFGAIPQRVQVYMQDVERQLYKLGIPAKTRHNEVAPGQFEIAPFFEAANVATDHQQLIMTILKSTARRHGMNCLLHEKPFEGINGSGKHVNWSVGNPTQGNLLDPGNTPHENMQFLLFCGAVIRGVHKFGPLMRAVVATAGNDHRLGANEAPPAIISVYLGSQLEDVFRQIKEGDVKGSSNAGVMQLGVDTLPEFPKDPGDRNRTSPFAFTGNRFEFRAVGSNQSVAGPLVAMNTILADSLAYVSDQLEQKMAAGESLPGAAFSVLKQIMTDHGNVVFGGDGYSSEWHRIAVEERGLENLPTTADSLPVLQRPEVRDLFAQQGVLTPLELESRFEVYAEQYVLAIDVEAKLAVQIAQTQIYPAAMRYLGELASSLQLQTSMGLQVSSETQTKVASLSAKLMELSSALESAIGNAPHGTMAHMRYSADTLLPLMHQLREAVDGLEAVVDDNLWPLPSYQEMLFIR
- a CDS encoding DUF3136 domain-containing protein, coding for MSVPSNQRPTADRSRDLPDLDEHYGSYCRAMRMLVREGKSLKTVQQTVCWQQLARLHDCRPARYQEPDALYLRLCREGGAAGGAAAKR